Proteins co-encoded in one Candidatus Zixiibacteriota bacterium genomic window:
- a CDS encoding uroporphyrinogen-III synthase: protein MRVIVTRPAKQLTELTQRAAERNIEIVPLPLMEIVPLPFEWPRGLDIKDIDWVFFTSAQGVASFFLRLSE from the coding sequence ATGCGCGTAATCGTCACCCGGCCGGCAAAACAATTGACCGAATTGACCCAGCGGGCGGCGGAACGCAACATCGAAATTGTGCCGTTGCCGCTGATGGAGATCGTGCCGTTGCCGTTCGAGTGGCCGCGCGGTCTCGATATCAAGGACATCGACTGGGTATTCTTCACCAGCGCGCAGGGAGTGGCCTCGTTCTTCCTGCGGCTTTCCGAG
- a CDS encoding class I SAM-dependent methyltransferase, with amino-acid sequence MPHKANWWETFFVDFRPVFGHYSRKEINAEIRYVSRKLGLKPGMSLLDCPCGYGRMSLPLAKRGIKVTGVDITPSYLEEFERNASRAGVAVRLFHQDMRRISFRNEFDAAANLYTSFGYFEEEAQNLLALKKVYQALRPGGRFLLSLINRDWILINFTSRDWFELKGVRLLQWRSFDHAHSIMNDNWQFEKDGAVKVHKTKLRLYSYHELRAMFEQVGFVEIEGFGSHQDTPTGRNNRMIYVLGRKP; translated from the coding sequence ATGCCGCACAAAGCGAATTGGTGGGAAACGTTCTTCGTTGACTTCCGCCCGGTGTTTGGGCATTACAGCCGCAAGGAAATCAACGCGGAAATCCGGTATGTCAGCCGCAAGCTGGGATTGAAGCCGGGGATGAGTCTGCTCGACTGCCCCTGCGGTTATGGCCGAATGTCGCTACCTCTGGCTAAGCGTGGTATCAAGGTGACTGGGGTCGATATCACGCCGTCCTATCTGGAAGAATTTGAGCGCAATGCCAGCCGCGCCGGTGTGGCGGTGCGATTGTTTCACCAGGACATGCGCCGCATCAGCTTCCGCAACGAGTTCGATGCCGCCGCCAATCTGTACACCTCGTTTGGCTACTTCGAGGAGGAAGCGCAGAATCTGCTGGCGCTGAAGAAAGTCTATCAGGCATTGCGCCCGGGAGGGCGATTCCTGCTGTCGCTGATCAACCGCGACTGGATCCTGATCAATTTCACATCGCGCGACTGGTTCGAGTTGAAGGGGGTACGGCTGCTGCAATGGCGCTCCTTCGACCACGCACACTCGATCATGAACGACAACTGGCAGTTCGAGAAAGACGGTGCGGTCAAAGTGCACAAGACCAAGCTACGGCTCTATTCATATCACGAACTGCGCGCGATGTTTGAGCAGGTGGGATTCGTGGAGATCGAGGGCTTCGGGTCGCATCAGGACACGCCGACCGGCCGCAACAATCGGATGATCTACGTGCTGGGGCGGAAACCGTAA
- a CDS encoding SDR family oxidoreductase has translation MTIRKIAFVTGASSGIGQATARKLAEAGYDLLLCARRLDRIEALARTLKTETHCFKLDVRDLAAVERAILSLPERWQAIDLLVNNAGLSRQLVKLHEADPEAWNEMIDTNVKGLLYVTRAVLPGMLQRQRGHIINIGSIAGHEAYGGGSVYCASKFAVDAITKSLRMELVDTPIRVSTVDPGLVETEFSLVRFYGDSERAHKVYQGMQPLTGEDVADAVVWVASRPPHVQIAEVIIFPTAQAGSTVVHRK, from the coding sequence ATGACCATTCGAAAAATCGCGTTCGTGACGGGGGCGTCATCCGGGATCGGGCAGGCCACCGCGCGCAAATTGGCCGAGGCCGGATATGATCTGCTCCTCTGCGCGCGCCGCCTCGACCGCATCGAAGCGCTCGCCCGGACCCTCAAGACTGAAACCCATTGCTTCAAACTCGACGTCCGCGACCTCGCCGCCGTCGAACGGGCGATCCTGTCTCTGCCGGAACGCTGGCAGGCGATCGACCTGCTTGTCAACAACGCCGGGCTGTCGCGGCAACTGGTAAAACTGCACGAGGCCGACCCCGAGGCGTGGAACGAGATGATCGATACCAACGTCAAGGGGCTGCTCTATGTCACCCGCGCCGTGCTGCCGGGGATGCTCCAGCGCCAGCGCGGGCACATCATCAACATCGGCTCGATCGCCGGCCACGAGGCTTATGGCGGCGGCAGCGTCTATTGCGCCTCCAAATTCGCCGTCGATGCCATCACCAAGAGCCTGCGGATGGAACTGGTCGACACGCCGATTCGCGTCTCGACGGTCGATCCCGGCCTGGTCGAGACCGAGTTCTCGCTCGTGCGCTTTTACGGTGACTCCGAACGCGCCCACAAGGTCTATCAGGGGATGCAGCCGCTGACCGGCGAGGATGTCGCCGACGCGGTGGTGTGGGTGGCCTCGCGTCCGCCGCACGTTCAGATCGCCGAGGTGATTATCTTCCCGACCGCCCAGGCCGGTTCGACGGTAGTGCACCGGAAGTAG
- the hemC gene encoding hydroxymethylbilane synthase codes for MTEKLIIGSRGSDLALYQANFIKDILIREHGCAVEINIIHTAGDKIDNISFDKMEGKGFFTKELEEALLRREIDLAVHSLKDLMTTQPEGLKLGAAGYRADRAEMLLLRKESRVGTGVLPVRDGGVIGTSSARRKCQVAFHHPKLQITDLRGNVPTRVRKLREGQYDAILLACAGVKRLQLDLSDLEVVELDPQVFLPAPAQGILGIQVRDHDPRVEKVVSKLGSSDEMLQAELERGLLKMFDSGCSLPLGVWSDRRNGEYHLKAVLGQHREGRWQGLKRAEVRGQEIRALIDRAYTILTQESPCA; via the coding sequence ATGACCGAGAAGCTGATTATTGGCTCCCGCGGCTCCGATCTTGCCCTGTATCAGGCAAATTTCATCAAGGATATCTTGATTCGTGAACATGGCTGTGCGGTCGAGATCAATATCATCCACACGGCCGGCGACAAGATCGACAATATTTCGTTCGACAAGATGGAAGGGAAGGGCTTCTTTACCAAGGAGTTAGAGGAGGCCCTGCTGCGGCGCGAGATCGATCTGGCCGTGCATTCCCTGAAAGACCTGATGACCACCCAGCCGGAGGGGCTCAAATTGGGCGCTGCCGGTTACCGGGCCGACCGTGCCGAGATGCTTCTGCTCCGCAAGGAATCGCGGGTCGGGACGGGGGTGTTGCCGGTGCGGGACGGTGGGGTGATTGGGACAAGTTCGGCGCGGCGCAAATGTCAGGTTGCCTTCCATCACCCAAAACTGCAAATTACTGATCTGCGCGGAAACGTGCCTACGCGTGTGCGCAAGCTGCGCGAGGGTCAGTACGACGCGATCCTGCTGGCCTGTGCCGGAGTGAAGCGTCTGCAGTTGGACTTATCGGATTTGGAGGTTGTCGAGCTGGATCCGCAAGTATTTCTGCCGGCGCCGGCGCAGGGCATTCTCGGGATACAAGTTCGCGATCACGATCCGCGCGTGGAGAAGGTAGTATCGAAACTTGGATCCAGTGACGAGATGCTTCAGGCAGAGCTTGAGCGCGGACTTTTGAAGATGTTCGATTCCGGTTGTTCGCTGCCGCTTGGGGTGTGGTCTGACAGGAGAAACGGGGAATATCACTTGAAGGCAGTATTAGGGCAACATCGGGAGGGCCGCTGGCAGGGGCTGAAGCGTGCCGAGGTGCGCGGGCAGGAAATCCGCGCGCTGATCGACCGGGCGTACACGATCCTGACGCAGGAGTCGCCATGCGCGTAA
- the hemA gene encoding glutamyl-tRNA reductase, which translates to MYKDDMEFGIIGTSIWQQNLKLLERLTVDRDSRTETLRQLKDYLSLDELIYLSTCNRVEFVYISSGRYSGSKLLHRLIDFFFRDQQGFGFFPNDFYHYTGREAVAHLFRTTASLESLVVGETQIAGQYKEAYMEALATGLAGNALKDISEEALLVAKKVKRETSVGSGSVSMASLAADELAKGCGADSTIALIGAGTMTVKLARYILDHKLGSLLFVNRTRERAESLAEQFGGRAVSLDDFIAEPPRINAIVSATAAPGALFDARFLDALPPSDAPVICIDLAIPKDFGACFNDSPKVKLIDIAYLRSACTVNLRQKFIETGKANEIVRAAVNDYMSDRIEVSLKPIFTDSFQESMQLAKRALDDLFAKKVTAISDEDKDAIYRLVTKLIANSAYQPAKVLSDKLANLSGDIDLTELRRRKTAI; encoded by the coding sequence GTGTATAAGGACGATATGGAATTCGGTATCATCGGCACCTCAATCTGGCAACAAAATCTCAAGCTGCTGGAGCGCCTGACTGTCGACCGCGACAGCCGCACCGAAACGCTGCGCCAGTTGAAAGACTATCTTTCGCTCGATGAACTGATCTACCTGTCCACGTGCAATCGCGTGGAGTTCGTCTATATTTCTTCGGGGCGATACTCGGGATCGAAACTTCTGCATCGACTGATCGACTTTTTCTTCCGTGATCAACAAGGGTTTGGGTTCTTCCCGAACGACTTCTATCACTACACGGGACGTGAGGCGGTTGCGCACTTATTCCGCACAACCGCCTCTCTCGAATCGCTGGTGGTTGGCGAGACGCAGATTGCGGGGCAATACAAGGAAGCCTACATGGAGGCGCTCGCGACCGGACTGGCGGGGAATGCGCTGAAGGATATTTCCGAGGAAGCGCTGCTGGTGGCCAAAAAGGTCAAGCGCGAGACGTCGGTGGGTTCCGGGTCGGTGTCGATGGCGTCGCTGGCGGCGGACGAATTGGCGAAGGGTTGCGGTGCGGATTCGACAATCGCCTTAATCGGCGCGGGCACGATGACAGTCAAGCTGGCGCGCTATATCCTTGATCACAAGCTCGGTTCATTGTTATTCGTTAATCGCACCCGGGAACGGGCCGAGAGTCTGGCGGAGCAGTTCGGCGGCCGCGCCGTCTCCCTCGACGACTTCATCGCCGAACCTCCGCGGATAAATGCCATCGTTTCGGCCACGGCCGCACCGGGTGCGTTGTTTGACGCCCGATTCCTCGACGCTCTACCGCCGTCCGATGCACCAGTGATTTGCATCGACCTGGCGATCCCAAAGGACTTCGGTGCATGCTTCAACGACAGCCCCAAGGTCAAGCTGATTGATATCGCGTATCTGCGGTCGGCCTGCACGGTCAATCTGCGGCAGAAATTTATTGAGACCGGCAAGGCCAACGAAATCGTCCGTGCCGCAGTAAATGACTATATGTCCGATCGCATCGAGGTTTCCCTCAAACCGATCTTCACCGACAGCTTCCAGGAGTCGATGCAACTGGCGAAGCGCGCGCTCGACGACTTGTTTGCCAAGAAAGTGACGGCGATTTCGGATGAAGACAAGGACGCGATCTACCGGCTGGTCACCAAACTGATTGCCAACTCCGCCTATCAACCGGCCAAGGTGCTCTCCGATAAACTGGCCAATCTCTCCGGCGACATCGACCTGACGGAACTGCGGCGGCGTAAGACCGCAATATGA